A genomic region of Methanofastidiosum sp. contains the following coding sequences:
- a CDS encoding PD-(D/E)XK nuclease family protein: MEDFDKEKVLEEFVLNNPDLDKLERMLDTFNVFETLNMVNVEIKHSNFLAWMFNPNENHSLGSYFLKQFLKTFYSINKGLINSEVSLFDFEIFDYSDVEIRREWNNIDVLILIREEGIDNKNVAIIIENKIKSPETNDQLKRYKKIVNNEFPNYSKFFIFLTPEDAEPSDDEWIPFKYEYIADLLEDILLHRKDYLSNNVYNFIVQYKIILRRYLVGNGEIEEICRKIYNKHQKALDLIFEYKPDL; encoded by the coding sequence ATGGAAGATTTTGATAAGGAAAAAGTCTTAGAAGAATTCGTTCTAAATAATCCTGATTTGGACAAACTTGAGAGGATGCTGGACACATTTAATGTATTTGAAACATTGAATATGGTTAATGTTGAAATAAAACATTCCAACTTTCTAGCATGGATGTTTAATCCAAATGAAAATCATTCATTGGGAAGCTATTTCTTGAAACAGTTTCTTAAGACATTCTACTCCATAAATAAGGGTTTAATCAATTCAGAGGTATCACTTTTTGATTTTGAAATATTTGATTATTCTGATGTTGAGATAAGGAGAGAGTGGAACAATATAGATGTTTTGATTCTGATTAGAGAAGAAGGGATAGATAATAAAAACGTAGCCATCATAATCGAAAATAAGATTAAAAGTCCTGAGACAAATGATCAGCTTAAGAGGTATAAAAAAATAGTTAATAACGAGTTCCCCAATTACAGTAAATTTTTCATTTTTTTAACGCCAGAAGATGCCGAGCCGAGTGATGATGAATGGATTCCTTTCAAGTATGAGTACATTGCTGACCTACTCGAGGACATTTTACTACATAGGAAGGATTATCTTTCGAACAACGTCTATAATTTTATCGTTCAGTATAAAATCATATTAAGGAGGTATTTAGTGGGAAACGGAGAAATTGAGGAGATATGCAGAAAGATTTATAATAAGCATCAAAAAGCCCTTGATTTAATCTTTGAATATAAGCCTGATCTTTAA
- a CDS encoding tyrosine-type recombinase/integrase, whose amino-acid sequence MGIYKEKVLLSNEEGRLIKSDISESNVNIIREFKSYLIASRIGILRTVRYMIDLRIICQKYKDKDFTTWTSKDIIEVLEKIEIEDLSDSSKNEYRRTFNKFFKWLKGEDWADLKALKGDKKHSRKPQVLTKEEVLKLLEGAKHPRDKAAIALLYDCGLRIGELASITFKDLTFNNYGGKAKVRGKTGERLVPFVMAEPYIKNWIQIHPNPNVNEPLFVGTGNKNFGKPLFYESYQNLIKRAIKKSGIEKKVTPHILRHTRATHLASKLTESEMCHYLGWQLGSDMPRVYVHLSGRDIDNAIYNKVYGLKIEDIHKDDTIKPVACPRCKETCGPTSEYCYRCGMPLKEEKIFELEKHSKELRKEFFELAAENPDMWKGVNIFMEMMEIINSNPEMKQKIFELQRNGDK is encoded by the coding sequence ATGGGAATTTACAAAGAAAAGGTTTTGCTTTCAAATGAAGAAGGGCGTTTGATAAAGTCTGACATATCTGAATCTAATGTCAATATAATAAGAGAATTCAAAAGCTATCTAATTGCCAGCAGAATCGGAATATTGAGGACAGTCCGTTACATGATTGATTTAAGGATAATCTGCCAAAAATACAAGGACAAAGATTTCACTACTTGGACTTCCAAAGACATAATTGAAGTTTTGGAGAAAATAGAGATTGAAGATCTATCTGATTCGTCCAAGAATGAGTACAGGAGAACTTTTAATAAATTCTTCAAGTGGCTGAAAGGGGAGGATTGGGCAGACCTCAAAGCATTGAAAGGTGATAAAAAACATTCAAGAAAACCACAGGTCTTAACAAAAGAAGAAGTACTTAAGCTACTTGAGGGAGCCAAACACCCCAGAGATAAGGCAGCTATTGCTCTTTTGTATGACTGTGGCCTTAGGATTGGGGAACTTGCATCAATAACATTTAAGGACTTGACCTTTAATAACTACGGAGGCAAAGCAAAAGTAAGAGGTAAAACAGGAGAGAGACTTGTACCATTTGTAATGGCCGAGCCATACATCAAAAACTGGATTCAAATTCACCCTAATCCAAATGTTAATGAACCATTGTTTGTAGGAACAGGGAACAAAAACTTTGGTAAACCCCTATTTTACGAATCATATCAGAATCTCATCAAAAGGGCAATAAAAAAATCTGGGATTGAAAAGAAGGTAACACCCCACATTCTAAGGCATACCAGGGCAACGCATCTGGCCTCAAAATTAACAGAGTCAGAGATGTGCCATTATCTTGGATGGCAGCTTGGCTCGGATATGCCCCGAGTTTATGTTCATTTATCCGGGAGGGACATAGACAATGCCATCTATAACAAGGTCTATGGCCTTAAAATTGAGGACATCCATAAAGATGACACTATAAAACCAGTAGCATGCCCTCGATGCAAGGAGACCTGCGGTCCAACTTCGGAGTATTGTTATCGTTGTGGAATGCCTCTAAAGGAAGAAAAAATCTTTGAGTTGGAAAAACATAGTAAGGAATTGAGAAAAGAATTCTTTGAACTAGCGGCAGAAAACCCTGATATGTGGAAGGGAGTAAACATTTTTATGGAAATGATGGAAATTATTAATTCAAATCCTGAAATGAAACAAAAGATATTTGAGTTACAGAGAAATGGCGATAAATAA
- a CDS encoding restriction endonuclease, with the protein MNIWTQRSIDLANAPGYLDKLSEIYTMLDNPERPMPEQVISQIRHKYSQRSSRELVNLLINHAPVFPVKDSYIGFLRKKPSAIDENPITLGRIANRLYSLGFDKMIEEASRPKETNRQLGSVFKNWSQSTLGFQTLEKNRFLAARNGIFVLRGSDNELKKFANNNLGCNLNKGIDIVIKINEEYVIGEAKFLTTPGGEQDRGFDDAHSFISNREGNAKRIAILDGYIWLQSISGLHDRITQYNEEEVILSSLLLKEFILSRQ; encoded by the coding sequence ATGAATATATGGACACAACGAAGTATTGACCTGGCTAACGCACCTGGCTATTTAGATAAACTAAGTGAAATTTATACTATGCTAGACAATCCCGAAAGGCCTATGCCAGAACAGGTTATAAGTCAAATTAGACATAAGTATAGCCAAAGGAGCTCAAGAGAGTTAGTTAACTTATTAATAAATCATGCCCCGGTATTTCCAGTAAAGGACTCTTATATTGGTTTTTTAAGAAAAAAACCTAGTGCCATAGATGAGAATCCAATTACCTTGGGAAGGATAGCCAATAGACTTTATTCCCTAGGATTTGATAAAATGATTGAAGAAGCTAGCCGACCAAAAGAAACAAACAGACAACTTGGTTCAGTTTTTAAGAATTGGTCGCAATCTACTTTAGGATTTCAAACTTTAGAAAAAAATAGATTCTTAGCTGCTCGAAATGGAATCTTTGTTTTGAGAGGTAGTGATAACGAACTAAAAAAATTTGCAAATAATAACTTAGGCTGTAATTTAAATAAAGGAATAGATATAGTAATAAAAATAAATGAAGAGTACGTAATCGGAGAGGCTAAATTTTTAACAACTCCTGGTGGTGAACAGGACAGAGGATTTGACGACGCACATTCTTTTATTTCTAATCGAGAGGGCAATGCTAAAAGAATAGCAATTCTTGATGGGTACATATGGCTCCAAAGCATAAGTGGATTACACGATAGGATAACTCAATATAACGAAGAAGAAGTTATACTAAGCTCTCTTCTATTAAAGGAGTTTATTCTCAGTCGGCAATAA
- a CDS encoding site-specific DNA-methyltransferase, with the protein MKLEYIDKIPKEEIINNTKPAVLERKSSKNENWFNDWRNIVVFGENLNILKTFYENPDIRGKVKLVYIDPPFATDRNFIDLDNNHAYSDKLNGHEYVEFIRQRLIFLYELLSDEGSIYIHLDQKKGHYIKIILDEIFGENNFRNDITRIKCNPKNFNRKAYGNIKDVIYFYSKTTLSPDLLTWNDYRIPLTEEEIIKQFPLIDIDGRRYATNPLHAPDETNGQTSEPWKGLKPPKGRHWRYVPSKLSELDEKGLIVWSSTGNPRKKIFVEDNKGKKIQDVWEFKDKGIRYSDYPTEKNEELLKMIIQNSSNKGDIVLDCFAGSGTTLIAAEKLERKWIGIDNSPKAIEIIQRRLSELKSPMPYDIYYSEIIAD; encoded by the coding sequence ATGAAGCTAGAGTATATTGATAAAATACCAAAAGAAGAAATTATTAATAATACTAAACCGGCAGTTTTAGAAAGAAAATCTTCTAAAAATGAAAACTGGTTTAACGACTGGAGAAATATTGTAGTTTTTGGGGAAAATTTAAATATTTTAAAAACATTTTATGAAAATCCGGATATTCGAGGTAAAGTAAAGTTAGTTTATATAGACCCTCCATTTGCAACCGATAGAAATTTCATTGATTTAGATAATAACCATGCTTATTCTGATAAGTTAAATGGTCATGAATATGTTGAATTTATTAGACAAAGATTAATTTTTCTTTATGAGTTACTATCTGATGAAGGAAGCATCTACATTCATCTAGATCAAAAAAAAGGTCATTATATTAAGATAATTTTAGATGAAATATTTGGAGAAAATAATTTTAGGAATGATATAACTAGGATTAAATGTAATCCAAAAAATTTCAATCGTAAGGCATATGGAAACATAAAAGATGTAATCTATTTCTACTCCAAGACTACTCTAAGTCCAGATTTATTAACTTGGAACGATTATAGAATTCCTTTAACTGAAGAGGAAATAATTAAACAATTTCCCTTAATTGACATCGATGGAAGGAGATATGCTACAAATCCCTTACATGCACCCGATGAAACTAATGGCCAAACTAGCGAGCCTTGGAAAGGTTTGAAACCTCCAAAAGGAAGACATTGGAGGTATGTTCCTTCTAAACTAAGTGAACTAGATGAAAAAGGGCTTATTGTGTGGTCCAGTACAGGCAACCCAAGAAAAAAAATATTTGTAGAGGATAACAAGGGAAAGAAGATTCAAGATGTTTGGGAATTTAAGGACAAAGGAATTCGTTATTCTGATTATCCTACGGAAAAAAATGAAGAATTATTAAAAATGATAATCCAAAATTCCTCTAATAAGGGGGATATAGTATTAGATTGCTTTGCCGGTTCAGGGACAACTTTGATTGCTGCAGAAAAATTAGAGAGAAAATGGATTGGTATAGATAACTCTCCTAAAGCAATTGAAATAATTCAAAGAAGATTATCTGAATTGAAATCCCCAATGCCATATGATATCTATTATTCAGAAATTATTGCCGACTGA